From the Palaemon carinicauda isolate YSFRI2023 chromosome 42, ASM3689809v2, whole genome shotgun sequence genome, one window contains:
- the LOC137632934 gene encoding serine/arginine-rich splicing factor 6-like isoform X2, protein MKMARVYVGGLHYNCRERDLERFFKRYGRLRDCLLKNGYGFVEFEDERDADDAVYEMNGRELLGERVTVEHARGLPRRGGYSGYGGRDRERDRRPAWLERAKWSKPSDLHRRYGPPTRTPYRVIVENLSSRISWQDLKDYMRKAGEITFADAHKHRRVVEFATRSDMKRAIRELDDTELNGRRIRLIEDRPSRSRSKSRRRSRSRGRSYSRSRSRSRSRSRSRSRGSRRTRSHSRSRSRSRSRDSRSRSRSKSRSRSRSKSKSRSRSRSKSSDAKRSRSRSHDRDSRSRSRSREPSKEPEDKPKEENDRHSRSRSRSRSRSPYEKDEDAHMRSRSPSPQRESRSRSRSRSRRSRSRSHSRSRSRTPQENGHDGTEED, encoded by the exons ATGAAAATGGCACGCGTGTACGTGGGTGGGTTGCACTACAACTGCAGGGAGAGAGATCTCGAGCGTTTCTTCAAAAGATACGGAAGACTAAGAGATTGCTTACTCAAAAATGGATATGGCTTTGTA GAGTTTGAGGATGAACGAGATGCCGACGATGCTGTCTATGAAATGAATGGACGTGAGCTTCTGGGCGAGAG GGTTACTGTAGAACATGCCAGAGGTTTGCCAAGGAGAGGTGGATATTCAGGTTATGGTGGCCGTGACCGAGAACGAGACAGACGTCCAGCTTGGCTTGAGAG AGCGAAGTGGAGTAAGCCAAGTGACCTTCACCGCAGGTACGGCCCACCAACAAGGACGCCTTATCGAGTCATCGTAGAAAACCTGTCGTCTCGCATAAGCTGGCAG GATCTTAAGGACTACATGCGTAAAGCAGGAGAAATCACATTTGCAGACGCTCACAAACATCGTCG AGTAGTTGAATTCGCAACCCGGTCAGACATGAAACGCGCCATCAGAGAGCTCGACGACACGGAGCTCAATGGACGGAGGATTCGTTTGATAGAAGATCGCCCATCGCGTTCCAGGTCCAAATCGCGCCGCAGGTCTCGCTCACGAGGCAGATCGTATTCTCGTTCCAG ATCAAGGTCACGTTCAAGGAGTAGGTCTCGTTCACGAGGCTCTCGCAGAACCCGGTCACACTCCAGGTCAAGGAGTAGGTCCAGGTCCAGAGATTCAAGGTCTAGAAGCAGGTCAaaatcaagatcaaggtcaagatcCAAGTCCAAGTCAAGATCTAGGTCAAGGTCCAAGTCGAG CGATGCCaagaggtcaaggtcgaggtcacaCGACAGGGATAGTCGCTCGAGGTCAAGGTCTCGCGAACCATCCAAAGAACCAGAGGATAAACCCAAAGAGGAAAATGATAGACACAGCCGTTCTAGAAGTAGATCACGGTCTAGAAGTCCCTATGAAAAAGACGAAGACGCTCACATGCGTTCGAGGTCACCATCACCCCAGAGAGAGAGCCGTTCTCGTTCCAGATCCAGATCCCGAAGGTCTAGGTCCCGGTCGCACTCGCGTTCCCGATCACGAACACCGCAGGAGAATGGCCACGACGGGACCGAAGAAGATTAG
- the LOC137632934 gene encoding serine/arginine-rich splicing factor 6-like isoform X1, which translates to MKMARVYVGGLHYNCRERDLERFFKRYGRLRDCLLKNGYGFVEFEDERDADDAVYEMNGRELLGERVTVEHARGLPRRGGYSGYGGRDRERDRRPAWLERAKWSKPSDLHRRYGPPTRTPYRVIVENLSSRISWQDLKDYMRKAGEITFADAHKHRRYEGVVEFATRSDMKRAIRELDDTELNGRRIRLIEDRPSRSRSKSRRRSRSRGRSYSRSRSRSRSRSRSRSRGSRRTRSHSRSRSRSRSRDSRSRSRSKSRSRSRSKSKSRSRSRSKSSDAKRSRSRSHDRDSRSRSRSREPSKEPEDKPKEENDRHSRSRSRSRSRSPYEKDEDAHMRSRSPSPQRESRSRSRSRSRRSRSRSHSRSRSRTPQENGHDGTEED; encoded by the exons ATGAAAATGGCACGCGTGTACGTGGGTGGGTTGCACTACAACTGCAGGGAGAGAGATCTCGAGCGTTTCTTCAAAAGATACGGAAGACTAAGAGATTGCTTACTCAAAAATGGATATGGCTTTGTA GAGTTTGAGGATGAACGAGATGCCGACGATGCTGTCTATGAAATGAATGGACGTGAGCTTCTGGGCGAGAG GGTTACTGTAGAACATGCCAGAGGTTTGCCAAGGAGAGGTGGATATTCAGGTTATGGTGGCCGTGACCGAGAACGAGACAGACGTCCAGCTTGGCTTGAGAG AGCGAAGTGGAGTAAGCCAAGTGACCTTCACCGCAGGTACGGCCCACCAACAAGGACGCCTTATCGAGTCATCGTAGAAAACCTGTCGTCTCGCATAAGCTGGCAG GATCTTAAGGACTACATGCGTAAAGCAGGAGAAATCACATTTGCAGACGCTCACAAACATCGTCGGTATGAAGG AGTAGTTGAATTCGCAACCCGGTCAGACATGAAACGCGCCATCAGAGAGCTCGACGACACGGAGCTCAATGGACGGAGGATTCGTTTGATAGAAGATCGCCCATCGCGTTCCAGGTCCAAATCGCGCCGCAGGTCTCGCTCACGAGGCAGATCGTATTCTCGTTCCAG ATCAAGGTCACGTTCAAGGAGTAGGTCTCGTTCACGAGGCTCTCGCAGAACCCGGTCACACTCCAGGTCAAGGAGTAGGTCCAGGTCCAGAGATTCAAGGTCTAGAAGCAGGTCAaaatcaagatcaaggtcaagatcCAAGTCCAAGTCAAGATCTAGGTCAAGGTCCAAGTCGAG CGATGCCaagaggtcaaggtcgaggtcacaCGACAGGGATAGTCGCTCGAGGTCAAGGTCTCGCGAACCATCCAAAGAACCAGAGGATAAACCCAAAGAGGAAAATGATAGACACAGCCGTTCTAGAAGTAGATCACGGTCTAGAAGTCCCTATGAAAAAGACGAAGACGCTCACATGCGTTCGAGGTCACCATCACCCCAGAGAGAGAGCCGTTCTCGTTCCAGATCCAGATCCCGAAGGTCTAGGTCCCGGTCGCACTCGCGTTCCCGATCACGAACACCGCAGGAGAATGGCCACGACGGGACCGAAGAAGATTAG
- the LOC137632934 gene encoding serine/arginine-rich splicing factor 6-like isoform X3 — MKMARVYVGGLHYNCRERDLERFFKRYGRLRDCLLKNGYGFVEFEDERDADDAVYEMNGRELLGERVTVEHARGLPRRGGYSGYGGRDRERDRRPAWLERYGPPTRTPYRVIVENLSSRISWQDLKDYMRKAGEITFADAHKHRRYEGVVEFATRSDMKRAIRELDDTELNGRRIRLIEDRPSRSRSKSRRRSRSRGRSYSRSRSRSRSRSRSRSRGSRRTRSHSRSRSRSRSRDSRSRSRSKSRSRSRSKSKSRSRSRSKSSDAKRSRSRSHDRDSRSRSRSREPSKEPEDKPKEENDRHSRSRSRSRSRSPYEKDEDAHMRSRSPSPQRESRSRSRSRSRRSRSRSHSRSRSRTPQENGHDGTEED, encoded by the exons ATGAAAATGGCACGCGTGTACGTGGGTGGGTTGCACTACAACTGCAGGGAGAGAGATCTCGAGCGTTTCTTCAAAAGATACGGAAGACTAAGAGATTGCTTACTCAAAAATGGATATGGCTTTGTA GAGTTTGAGGATGAACGAGATGCCGACGATGCTGTCTATGAAATGAATGGACGTGAGCTTCTGGGCGAGAG GGTTACTGTAGAACATGCCAGAGGTTTGCCAAGGAGAGGTGGATATTCAGGTTATGGTGGCCGTGACCGAGAACGAGACAGACGTCCAGCTTGGCTTGAGAG GTACGGCCCACCAACAAGGACGCCTTATCGAGTCATCGTAGAAAACCTGTCGTCTCGCATAAGCTGGCAG GATCTTAAGGACTACATGCGTAAAGCAGGAGAAATCACATTTGCAGACGCTCACAAACATCGTCGGTATGAAGG AGTAGTTGAATTCGCAACCCGGTCAGACATGAAACGCGCCATCAGAGAGCTCGACGACACGGAGCTCAATGGACGGAGGATTCGTTTGATAGAAGATCGCCCATCGCGTTCCAGGTCCAAATCGCGCCGCAGGTCTCGCTCACGAGGCAGATCGTATTCTCGTTCCAG ATCAAGGTCACGTTCAAGGAGTAGGTCTCGTTCACGAGGCTCTCGCAGAACCCGGTCACACTCCAGGTCAAGGAGTAGGTCCAGGTCCAGAGATTCAAGGTCTAGAAGCAGGTCAaaatcaagatcaaggtcaagatcCAAGTCCAAGTCAAGATCTAGGTCAAGGTCCAAGTCGAG CGATGCCaagaggtcaaggtcgaggtcacaCGACAGGGATAGTCGCTCGAGGTCAAGGTCTCGCGAACCATCCAAAGAACCAGAGGATAAACCCAAAGAGGAAAATGATAGACACAGCCGTTCTAGAAGTAGATCACGGTCTAGAAGTCCCTATGAAAAAGACGAAGACGCTCACATGCGTTCGAGGTCACCATCACCCCAGAGAGAGAGCCGTTCTCGTTCCAGATCCAGATCCCGAAGGTCTAGGTCCCGGTCGCACTCGCGTTCCCGATCACGAACACCGCAGGAGAATGGCCACGACGGGACCGAAGAAGATTAG
- the LOC137633293 gene encoding uncharacterized protein: protein MDSRRKTTFNKREYFKQKYKKNYGSQQEGHGRALLQKKAFVRQYYKEKKWQERKEMKRTVQDEAVRNEREMIPDPPVEDKINENEEEETAFSEKKKQKMSSLKRARLQYHQKVAERKEKKEAFFQKKKEIALAKIRRKEERLKRFKKLNQKTKKGQPVMRGRIELMLEKLEKEMSL, encoded by the exons ATGGATTCTAGAAGAAAAACAACTTTCAACAAAAGAGAATACTTCAAACAAAAGTATAAGAAAAACTATGGAAGTCAACAGGAAG GTCATGGCCGAGCTCTCTTGCAGAAGAAGGCATTTGTACGACAGTATTACAAGGAGAAAAAATGGCAAgagaggaaagaaatgaagagaacgGTACAAG aTGAAGCTGTGAGAAATGAACGAGAAATGATTCCAGACCCACCTGTTGAGGACAAAATAAATGAGAATGAAGAGGAGGAAACTGCTTTTTCTGAAAAAAA AAAACAAAAAATGTCAAGTTTGAAACGGGCGAGACTTCAGTACCATCAGAAAGTTGCCGAaaggaaggagaaaaaggaggcctTTTTTCAGAAAAAGAAGGAAATAGCATTGGCCAAAATTAGACGGAAGGAAGAACGGCTGAAGCGTTTCAAGAAACTCAATCAGAAGACTAAGAAAGGACAACCGGTTATGAGAGGGCGGATAGAGTTGATGCTGGAAAAGCTAGAAAAAGAGATGAGTTTATAG